From one Musa acuminata AAA Group cultivar baxijiao chromosome BXJ2-6, Cavendish_Baxijiao_AAA, whole genome shotgun sequence genomic stretch:
- the LOC135613522 gene encoding polygalacturonase-like: protein MAQTFGSLLALLLISYLSTTMASAAYNVVDFGAKPDGRTDAAKAFLAAWAAACGSNQPATIIVPSGGFLVSQALFSGPCSNTGMRMFIKGTLMAPAGYSDSTQWITIKYVEGLSIYGGRLDGRGQAFWACKNARRSCPYGATSLTIGQSKNLLLSGIRLVNSELFHMSIFASSGITLQGATITAPGDSPNTDGIHIQMSSFVTITGSTMRTGDDCISMGPGSTDVWIENIKCGPGHGISVGSLGGEAQEAGVQNITVRAVEFTGTQNGLRIKTWAKPSNGFVKGVTFEHAVMKNVQNPIVVDQNYCPGTVNCPGPSSGIKISQVKFNDVHGTSATQVAVKLDCSPSNPCTGIELQDIKLTYQDERSLSYCKNVKGTASGVMIPSSCL from the exons ATGGCGCAAACTTTCGGCTCTCTGCTTGCACTGCTACTCATCTCCTACCTCTCCACCACCATGGCATCGGCGGCCTACAACGTGGTGGACTTTGGCGCCAAGCCGGACGGGCGCACCGACGCGGCCAAGGCGTTCCTCGCTGCATGGGCGGCCGCCTGCGGGTCGAACCAGCCGGCGACGATCATCGTTCCGTCGGGCGGGTTCCTGGTAAGCCAGGCGCTCTTCAGCGGCCCCTGCAGTAACACCGGGATGAGGATGTTCATCAAGGGGACCCTCATGGCTCCCGCTGGTTACAGTGATTCCACACAGTGGATTACCATCAAGTATGTGGAAGGGTTGTCCATCTATGGCGGAAGGCTGGATGGGCGGGGACAGGCCTTCTGGGCCTGCAAGAACGCTCGCCGGAGCTGCCCCTACGGTGCCACG TCATTAACTATTGGGCAGTCGAAGAACCTCTTGTTGAGTGGCATAAGGCTGGTCAACAGCGAGCTCTTCCACATGTCCATCTTCGCTAGCAGTGGCATCACACTGCAGGGTGCAACCATCACAGCACCGGGCGACAGCCCCAACACCGACGGTATCCATATCCAGATGTCTAGCTTCGTCACGATCACCGGATCGACCATGAGGACCGGCGACGACTGCATCTCCATGGGGCCTGGTTCCACCGATGTATGGATCGAGAATATCAAGTGCGGCCCTGGCCACGGCATCAG CGTCGGAAGCTTGGGCGGCGAAGCACAGGAAGCCGGAGTGCAGAACATAACGGTGAGGGCCGTCGAGTTCACGGGGACGCAGAACGGGTTGAGGATCAAGACATGGGCGAAGCCGAGCAATGGCTTCGTGAAGGGGGTCACCTTCGAGCACGCCGTCATGAAGAACGTCCAGAACCCGATCGTCGTCGACCAGAACTACTGCCCCGGCACCGTGAACTGCCCCGGCCCG AGCTCAGGAATCAAGATTAGCCAGGTGAAGTTCAACGACGTCCATGGCACATCGGCGACGCAGGTGGCGGTGAAGCTCGACTGCAGCCCGAGCAACCCGTGCACTGGAATCGAGTTGCAGGACATCAAGCTCACTTACCAGGACGAGCGGTCCCTGTCCTACTGCAAGAATGTGAAAGGGACTGCCTCAGGAGTTATGATCCCATCCAGTTGCCTCTGA